A single Bacillus sp. HMF5848 DNA region contains:
- a CDS encoding NADP-dependent malic enzyme has translation MSLREEALHMHRVHKGKLESKSKIPVKNAKDLSLAYSPGVAEPCKAIFEDKSKVYEYTMKGNMVAVVSDGTAVLGLGHIGPEAALPVMEGKAVLFKSFAGVDAFPICLNTTDVDKIVETVKLLEPTFGGVNLEDIAAPNCFEVEERLKKETNIPIFHDDQHGTAIVTLAGLLNALKLVGKSMSEIKVVANGAGAAGIAIIKLMRKYGIQNIIMCDSKGAIYEGRPVGMNAIKEEVASFTNREKLDGSLQDVIQGADVFIGVSVEGALTQDMVKSMSNDPIIFAMANPVPEIMPEDAFAAGAKVVGTGRSDFPNQVNNVLAFPGIFRGALDVRATHINEQMKMAAVEAIASLVSDEELSSTYVIPTPFDPRIAPKVAAAVAKAAMETGVARINVDPFEVEERTRELAIIGKE, from the coding sequence GTGTCACTTAGAGAAGAAGCCTTACATATGCATAGAGTTCATAAAGGAAAACTCGAATCAAAATCAAAAATACCAGTCAAAAATGCAAAGGATTTGAGTTTAGCATATTCACCTGGAGTAGCTGAACCTTGTAAGGCAATTTTTGAAGATAAGTCAAAGGTTTATGAGTACACAATGAAGGGCAACATGGTGGCAGTTGTGTCAGATGGAACCGCTGTTTTAGGACTAGGCCATATAGGACCTGAGGCAGCACTTCCTGTTATGGAAGGAAAAGCTGTACTGTTTAAAAGCTTCGCAGGGGTGGATGCTTTCCCTATTTGTTTAAACACAACGGATGTAGATAAAATTGTTGAAACAGTTAAACTGTTGGAACCTACATTTGGTGGTGTCAACTTAGAGGACATTGCGGCTCCGAATTGTTTTGAAGTTGAAGAACGCTTGAAAAAAGAAACAAATATCCCAATATTTCATGATGACCAACATGGAACTGCCATTGTAACCTTGGCAGGACTTCTAAATGCTTTGAAATTAGTAGGTAAGTCGATGTCTGAAATAAAAGTAGTTGCAAATGGTGCAGGTGCTGCTGGAATAGCAATTATAAAATTAATGCGTAAATACGGCATTCAAAACATTATTATGTGTGATTCAAAGGGTGCTATTTATGAAGGGCGACCAGTTGGCATGAACGCGATTAAAGAAGAGGTTGCAAGCTTTACAAATCGTGAAAAATTAGACGGATCCTTACAGGATGTTATTCAAGGGGCCGATGTGTTTATTGGTGTATCTGTTGAAGGAGCATTAACGCAGGACATGGTTAAATCAATGAGCAATGATCCAATTATTTTTGCCATGGCAAATCCTGTGCCAGAGATTATGCCAGAGGATGCATTTGCTGCAGGTGCAAAAGTAGTCGGAACGGGGAGATCTGATTTTCCTAATCAAGTTAACAACGTATTAGCGTTTCCAGGGATTTTTCGAGGTGCATTAGATGTACGAGCTACGCATATTAATGAACAAATGAAAATGGCAGCTGTTGAGGCTATTGCTAGCCTGGTAAGCGATGAAGAATTATCTAGCACATACGTAATACCAACGCCGTTTGACCCTAGAATAGCTCCTAAGGTGGCAGCTGCCGTTGCAAAGGCCGCTATGGAAACAGGAGTTGCTCGTATTAATGTCGATCCTTTTGAAGTGGAAGAACGAACTAGAGAGCTTGCAATTATTGGGAAAGAATAA
- a CDS encoding ABC-F family ATP-binding cassette domain-containing protein, whose amino-acid sequence MSILTVKNLSHGFGDRAIFNDVSFRLLKGEHIGLIGANGEGKSTFMNIITRKFQPDEGQIEWAKKVRVGYLDQHAVLSKGMTVRDVLKTAFQYLFDMEAEINELYGKMADVDSDELEKLLEEVGTIQDILTHNDFYIIDSKVEEIARGLGLDEVGLDRDVTDLSGGQRTKVLLAKLLLEKPDILLLDEPTNYLDEQHIIWLQRYLQEYENAFILISHDIPFLNSVVNLIYHMENQELNRYVGDYENFKQVYEVKKQQLESAYKKQQQEISELKDFVARNKARVATRNMAMSRQKKLDKMDIIELAAEKPKPEFNFKEARTASRYIFQTKDLVIGYDEPLSRPLNLTMERGQKIAITGANGIGKTTLLKSILGEIKPITGEVELGDHLHIGYFEQETRDTNYRTCIEEVWQEFPHYTQYEVRAALAKCGLTTKHIESKVEVLSGGEKAKVRLCKLINRESNVLVLDEPTNHLDVDAKEELKRALRAYKGTILLISHEPEFYRDIVTHIWNGETWTTKVF is encoded by the coding sequence ATGAGCATACTAACTGTAAAAAATCTAAGTCATGGCTTTGGTGACCGTGCGATCTTTAACGATGTATCGTTTCGTCTATTAAAAGGCGAGCATATCGGTTTGATTGGGGCAAACGGTGAAGGTAAGTCAACTTTTATGAATATAATTACGAGAAAATTTCAACCTGATGAAGGCCAAATAGAATGGGCTAAAAAAGTACGTGTTGGTTATTTAGACCAACATGCTGTTTTGTCCAAAGGAATGACGGTTCGCGACGTCTTAAAAACAGCATTTCAATATTTATTTGATATGGAAGCAGAAATAAATGAATTGTACGGTAAAATGGCAGACGTTGATTCCGATGAGTTAGAAAAACTACTTGAAGAGGTCGGCACTATCCAAGATATTCTTACTCATAATGATTTCTATATTATTGACTCTAAAGTCGAAGAAATCGCTCGCGGTTTAGGTCTTGATGAAGTCGGCTTAGATCGTGACGTAACTGACTTAAGTGGTGGTCAGCGTACGAAGGTGTTATTAGCTAAGCTTCTGCTTGAAAAGCCCGATATATTATTATTAGACGAGCCAACAAACTACCTTGATGAACAGCATATAATCTGGTTACAGCGTTACTTACAAGAATATGAAAATGCCTTTATTTTGATTTCGCATGATATTCCATTTTTAAATAGTGTTGTAAACCTAATCTATCATATGGAAAATCAAGAATTAAATCGTTACGTTGGTGATTACGAGAACTTCAAGCAAGTATACGAAGTGAAAAAGCAACAGCTTGAATCTGCATATAAAAAACAACAGCAGGAAATTTCTGAACTCAAAGACTTTGTTGCTCGTAACAAAGCGCGGGTAGCAACAAGAAATATGGCGATGTCACGTCAGAAAAAACTAGATAAGATGGATATCATTGAGCTAGCCGCGGAGAAGCCAAAACCAGAATTTAACTTTAAAGAGGCTCGCACAGCTAGTCGCTATATTTTCCAAACAAAGGACTTAGTCATTGGCTATGATGAACCACTATCTAGACCATTAAACTTAACGATGGAACGTGGTCAAAAAATTGCTATTACAGGTGCAAACGGAATTGGTAAAACAACTTTATTAAAGAGTATTTTAGGAGAAATCAAGCCTATCACTGGTGAAGTTGAATTAGGAGACCATTTACACATTGGCTACTTCGAGCAAGAAACTCGTGACACAAACTATCGCACTTGTATTGAAGAAGTATGGCAGGAGTTTCCTCATTACACTCAATACGAGGTCCGCGCAGCGCTTGCTAAATGCGGCTTAACTACAAAGCATATTGAAAGTAAAGTAGAAGTTCTTAGTGGTGGAGAAAAAGCAAAGGTTCGACTATGTAAGCTTATTAATCGTGAATCTAATGTTCTTGTATTAGATGAGCCAACCAACCATTTAGACGTTGATGCGAAAGAGGAATTGAAGCGCGCATTAAGAGCTTATAAAGGTACCATTCTTTTAATTTCCCATGAACCCGAGTTTTACCGTGATATCGTCACACATATCTGGAATGGTGAAACTTGGACGACGAAAGTATTTTAA
- a CDS encoding YtrH family sporulation protein — MKEPFIPAFFDSYFIALGVMLGGTIIGAIGAFLVGEPPLTAMFRLSNRLKIWALVAAIGGTFDAFYNFERGIFEGATNDIVKQILLIISAMGGAQTGALIIQWLTGEHVL, encoded by the coding sequence ATGAAAGAACCATTTATACCAGCATTTTTTGACAGTTATTTTATTGCGTTAGGTGTGATGCTAGGGGGAACGATTATTGGAGCCATTGGGGCCTTTTTAGTTGGGGAACCACCTTTAACAGCTATGTTTCGTTTATCTAATCGGCTAAAAATTTGGGCCCTTGTTGCAGCGATAGGTGGCACATTTGATGCATTTTATAACTTTGAAAGAGGAATATTTGAAGGAGCAACAAATGACATCGTCAAACAAATATTATTAATTATTTCAGCTATGGGTGGGGCTCAAACAGGTGCTCTAATCATTCAATGGCTGACAGGGGAGCACGTATTATAA
- a CDS encoding bifunctional oligoribonuclease/PAP phosphatase NrnA — MKKEILQAIIQYETIIIHRHVRPDPDAYGSQCGLAEIIKTSFPSKCVYVVGESDPSLQFLYSLDHIDNEVYNGALVIVCDTANQDRICGKQYSLGDKLIKIDHHPNDDAYGDIVWVDTNASSCSELIYELYLYGRNQGLKLSKQGARLIFAGIVGDTGRFLYPSTSKKTFKYAGELIELDIDFTEIYEGLYKTKNNVANLSGYVLQNFISLPSGAAYMKIPASMLTSYNVSPSEASLLVSLLGNIEGIKAWLFFVEEDGAIRVRLRSKGPIINELAKKYRGGGHPFASGATIFDWQEADEMIEQLDQICKKG; from the coding sequence ATGAAAAAAGAGATTTTACAAGCAATAATTCAGTACGAAACGATAATAATTCATCGACATGTCAGACCTGATCCAGATGCGTATGGATCTCAATGTGGTCTCGCTGAAATCATTAAAACTTCATTTCCGAGTAAATGTGTGTATGTAGTGGGGGAATCTGACCCATCTTTACAATTTTTATATTCTTTAGACCATATTGATAATGAAGTTTACAATGGTGCCCTTGTCATAGTTTGCGACACAGCAAACCAAGATAGAATATGTGGAAAGCAGTATTCTTTAGGAGATAAGCTTATAAAAATTGACCACCATCCTAATGATGATGCATATGGTGATATTGTGTGGGTTGATACAAACGCTAGCTCATGTAGTGAGCTTATTTATGAATTGTATTTGTATGGACGAAATCAAGGCTTAAAACTATCTAAACAAGGAGCAAGGTTGATTTTTGCTGGAATAGTAGGTGATACTGGGCGATTTCTGTATCCGAGTACAAGCAAAAAAACATTTAAATATGCTGGTGAGTTAATTGAATTAGATATAGATTTTACTGAAATTTATGAAGGTCTGTATAAAACCAAGAATAATGTAGCAAATTTAAGTGGATATGTACTGCAAAACTTTATAAGCTTGCCATCAGGTGCTGCATACATGAAAATACCAGCTTCTATGCTTACTTCTTATAATGTGTCTCCTAGTGAAGCTTCACTTCTTGTCAGTCTACTAGGGAATATTGAAGGCATTAAGGCGTGGTTATTTTTTGTTGAAGAAGATGGAGCTATTCGTGTGAGACTGCGTTCGAAAGGGCCTATCATAAATGAATTGGCAAAAAAATACCGAGGTGGTGGCCATCCGTTTGCCTCCGGTGCTACGATTTTTGATTGGCAGGAAGCAGATGAAATGATTGAACAACTTGACCAGATTTGTAAGAAGGGTTAA
- a CDS encoding CBS domain-containing protein: protein MATKHEQILQHIDSLPVGEKISVRQVAKEMNVSEGTAYRAIKDAEIKGYVSTIERVGTIRIERKKKENFEKLTFAEVVNIVDGQVLGGREGLHKTLNRFVIGAMKLEAMMRYTEAGNLLIVGNRTKAHQLALEAGAAVLITGGFDTEDYVKKLADELQLPIISSSYDTFTVGTMINRAIYDQLIKKEIVLVEDIQKSLEETTYLYPDDTVNKWFEQNEKTKHSRYPVIDKNLKIAGMVTSKDIMGQDRNVLIDKVMTKQPMTVSGKTSVASASHMMVWEGIEVLPVVDDNNRLSGIISRQDVLKALQMIQRQPQVGETLDDIVTNQFIDINPEKRGQEVYHCSVTPQMTNQLGTMSYGVFTTIITEAANRVLRAQKKGDLVVENITIYFIKPVQIDSTIEIRPKILEVGRKFGKVDVEVYNDSVLVGKAMMMCQLIDRS, encoded by the coding sequence TTGGCTACTAAGCATGAGCAAATATTACAACATATTGATAGTCTCCCTGTGGGAGAGAAGATCTCCGTTCGACAAGTTGCGAAGGAGATGAATGTAAGTGAAGGTACCGCGTATCGTGCAATTAAAGATGCTGAAATTAAAGGCTATGTTAGCACAATTGAGCGCGTAGGTACTATTCGAATTGAACGAAAAAAGAAAGAAAACTTTGAAAAACTAACTTTCGCTGAGGTCGTGAATATTGTAGATGGTCAAGTGCTTGGCGGCCGGGAAGGTTTACATAAAACGCTAAACAGGTTTGTTATAGGAGCGATGAAGTTAGAGGCAATGATGCGCTATACAGAAGCTGGTAATCTTCTTATTGTCGGGAACCGTACGAAAGCGCATCAGCTTGCTTTGGAAGCCGGTGCTGCTGTTTTAATAACAGGTGGCTTTGATACAGAGGACTATGTGAAGAAATTAGCAGATGAGTTACAGCTGCCCATTATTTCTTCAAGCTATGATACGTTTACCGTAGGTACAATGATTAATAGAGCTATTTATGACCAGCTTATTAAGAAGGAAATTGTATTAGTTGAAGATATTCAAAAATCATTAGAGGAAACAACATATCTTTATCCCGATGATACAGTTAATAAGTGGTTTGAACAGAATGAAAAAACGAAGCATAGTCGTTACCCTGTTATTGATAAAAATCTCAAAATTGCTGGTATGGTAACCTCAAAGGATATTATGGGCCAAGATCGAAATGTGTTAATAGATAAAGTTATGACAAAGCAACCTATGACAGTAAGTGGAAAAACGTCCGTTGCTTCTGCCTCTCACATGATGGTATGGGAAGGTATTGAAGTGCTACCAGTAGTAGACGATAACAATCGATTATCAGGAATTATTAGTAGACAAGATGTTTTAAAAGCATTACAGATGATTCAACGACAACCGCAAGTCGGAGAAACTCTTGATGATATTGTTACAAATCAATTCATTGACATTAACCCTGAAAAACGAGGTCAAGAGGTGTACCATTGCAGTGTAACACCACAAATGACTAATCAGCTTGGAACAATGTCTTATGGTGTTTTTACCACGATTATTACTGAGGCAGCCAATCGTGTACTTCGCGCACAGAAAAAAGGAGATCTTGTCGTTGAAAATATAACAATATATTTTATAAAACCTGTACAAATAGATAGCACTATTGAAATTCGTCCGAAAATACTAGAAGTCGGGCGCAAATTCGGGAAAGTAGATGTTGAAGTTTATAATGATAGTGTGTTAGTTGGAAAAGCAATGATGATGTGTCAATTAATTGATCGTTCATAA
- a CDS encoding YtpI family protein, whose translation MPVLVVFIVLSFVMYLFYKTKQFRTQKPMERKWISGKASIALGVFVLVFGLNTFFIYQSGVSYFIGSMFILIGGLSAVNGYKVYKYFLPHAIAEANHQ comes from the coding sequence ATGCCAGTCTTAGTTGTATTTATTGTATTATCATTTGTAATGTATTTGTTTTATAAAACAAAGCAGTTTCGAACTCAAAAGCCAATGGAGAGAAAGTGGATCTCTGGTAAAGCAAGTATCGCGTTAGGCGTTTTTGTCTTAGTTTTTGGACTGAATACTTTTTTTATATACCAGTCAGGAGTAAGCTATTTCATAGGAAGTATGTTTATTTTAATTGGTGGGCTAAGTGCTGTTAATGGTTACAAAGTTTACAAGTACTTTTTACCTCACGCAATCGCTGAAGCAAACCACCAATAA
- the ytrI gene encoding sporulation membrane protein YtrI codes for MRIPPYYKNPNWQRFFAGMVIGAIISWCMFIYIYGELREKQFQEIVTLKTEMKNLQDKLEIWQEDYNQLNEENKKQLTVQDIKIRVANASQLKLDGYTVFLIQESAKNEIKHLLAKDIETVFKNKTLLKRAIENKPYLVEEKQYRVTITELFVFTTLYIELKVEFLS; via the coding sequence ATGAGAATCCCTCCATATTACAAAAATCCAAACTGGCAACGTTTTTTTGCTGGCATGGTAATTGGTGCTATTATTAGCTGGTGTATGTTTATATATATTTATGGAGAACTTCGTGAGAAACAATTTCAAGAAATAGTTACTTTAAAGACCGAGATGAAAAATTTACAAGATAAGTTGGAGATATGGCAAGAGGACTACAATCAATTGAACGAAGAAAATAAAAAACAGCTAACAGTTCAAGACATTAAAATTCGTGTCGCGAATGCATCGCAACTCAAACTTGACGGCTATACAGTTTTCTTAATACAAGAATCTGCGAAAAATGAGATTAAACATCTTTTAGCAAAAGATATCGAAACCGTTTTTAAAAACAAAACATTATTAAAAAGAGCAATTGAAAATAAACCATATTTAGTTGAGGAAAAACAATATCGTGTAACTATTACTGAACTTTTTGTATTTACGACCTTATATATAGAACTAAAAGTTGAATTTCTATCTTGA
- the dnaE gene encoding DNA polymerase III subunit alpha, whose protein sequence is MTFVHLHVHSCYSLLSSSIRIEQLVKACIDKNFSAVAITDENVMYGAVPFYKACVKQGIKPIIGLTLSVADEWKSDAKQSYPLVLLAKNNIGYKHLVKLSSAFQVKAQQGIPKKWLAQYAEGLIAITPGSKGIIETLVDEQQLPMAKQAIEEFKAIYKDDFYISIQNHGLEIEQKRNNNLFQLAKELDVKLVATNNVQYLSKEDAEVVTCLRAIKQGVPINDATLQMLPSNEFDFKSESEMKAILNDYPDALANTVSIASQCNVTLEFDKMLLPKFPVSEHKDAHSYLQTICKQGLIDRDVQTPDYEQRLQYELSIIQRTNFSDYFLIVWDFMKFAHEQGILTGPGRGSAAGSLVAYVLKITDVDPLKHGLLFERFLNPERITMPDIDIDFPDNRRDDMIQYVKNKYGDLHVAQIITYGTFGAKAAIRDVARVLGASVREADYLTKLVPSTPGLNLQQAIDQSPRLAEHLRENTFSKRIIETAQRIEGLIRHTSTHAAGVVISEEPLPELIPIQEGHNDVYLTQYPMEILENLGLLKIDFLGLRNLTLLEEICKYVQRQIGKRFSLESIPIQDQQTFELLSRGDTTGIFQLESEGMRKVLMRLQPTEFEDIVAVNALYRPGPMENIPIYIDRKHEIQQVEYPHPDLKPILENTYGVIVYQEQIMQIASKIAGFSLGEADLLRRAVGKKKKDVLDKERQHFVQGCLRNGYDMKVGEQLYDLIVRFANYGFNRSHAVAYSMIAYQLAYLKAHYPVSFLAALLSSVLGNEAKISLYIREAKYKGIKILPPSINKSGYGFTVEREGIRFGLAAVKSVGAAALRNIFQQRKVRPFHDLYDLCLRTDQKHVNRRTLESLVFSGSLDEFSIERGSLLASLDIALEHAELFKPKDEGQIGLFEDDGGAVVKPKYVEVEPLRQDIKLSFEKESLGFYLSDHPTNAYERQIKQHGGIPIIELLQLSKQTRIKTGVYVHDVKVIRTKKGEQMAFLVVSDETADMNAILFPDAFTKFSQLLQPGEVCFLEGAVDERDGQKQFIIKNCMKPNELPDLIDKVLYVKIDSETNATLLNSLKTTLQKHPGTSNVFLHYSTTKRTVKLSEPYTVALGLELIEELKLLLGAENVFVK, encoded by the coding sequence ATGACGTTTGTTCACCTGCATGTACATAGTTGCTATAGTTTATTGTCAAGTTCTATTAGAATAGAACAACTTGTTAAAGCCTGTATTGACAAAAATTTTTCCGCTGTGGCAATAACGGATGAAAATGTAATGTACGGGGCAGTCCCTTTTTATAAAGCTTGTGTAAAGCAAGGCATTAAACCAATTATAGGTCTTACATTATCTGTTGCTGATGAGTGGAAGAGTGACGCAAAACAATCATATCCGCTTGTTTTGCTTGCAAAAAATAACATCGGTTATAAGCATTTAGTGAAGCTTTCAAGTGCCTTTCAAGTAAAGGCACAGCAGGGAATACCTAAAAAGTGGCTTGCGCAATATGCCGAGGGGCTTATTGCGATAACACCTGGTAGTAAAGGTATTATTGAAACGTTAGTCGATGAACAACAGTTACCAATGGCAAAGCAAGCTATTGAGGAATTTAAAGCGATCTATAAGGACGATTTTTATATTTCAATTCAAAATCATGGGTTAGAAATAGAGCAAAAGCGCAATAATAATTTATTTCAATTAGCAAAGGAATTGGACGTAAAGCTTGTCGCCACAAATAACGTTCAATACCTTAGTAAGGAAGATGCTGAGGTTGTTACGTGTTTGCGCGCTATTAAACAAGGTGTTCCCATTAACGATGCAACATTACAAATGTTGCCTTCCAATGAATTTGACTTTAAGTCAGAGTCTGAAATGAAGGCTATATTAAATGACTACCCTGACGCTCTTGCAAATACTGTGTCAATAGCATCGCAATGCAATGTAACATTGGAGTTTGACAAGATGCTGTTACCAAAATTTCCTGTCTCTGAGCATAAAGATGCCCATAGCTATTTACAGACGATTTGTAAGCAAGGCTTAATTGATAGAGATGTACAAACACCTGACTATGAACAGCGGTTGCAGTACGAACTTAGCATCATTCAGCGCACAAATTTTAGTGATTATTTTTTAATTGTCTGGGATTTTATGAAATTTGCTCATGAGCAAGGTATATTAACAGGACCTGGACGTGGGTCTGCAGCGGGCTCTCTCGTTGCATATGTGTTAAAAATTACAGATGTAGACCCTTTAAAACATGGGCTATTATTTGAAAGATTTTTAAATCCGGAGCGAATTACAATGCCGGATATTGATATAGATTTTCCGGATAATCGTCGTGATGACATGATTCAATACGTTAAAAATAAATATGGTGACTTGCATGTTGCGCAAATTATTACATATGGTACTTTTGGAGCAAAAGCTGCTATTCGTGATGTTGCTCGTGTGTTGGGAGCTTCTGTGCGTGAAGCAGATTACCTCACAAAGCTTGTTCCAAGTACGCCGGGATTAAATTTACAACAAGCTATAGATCAATCACCACGTCTTGCCGAACATTTACGTGAAAATACTTTTAGTAAACGAATTATTGAAACAGCTCAAAGGATTGAAGGACTTATTCGCCATACATCCACGCATGCAGCGGGTGTTGTCATTAGCGAAGAACCATTACCTGAGCTAATTCCCATCCAAGAGGGGCATAACGATGTTTATTTGACACAATATCCGATGGAAATTCTAGAAAATTTAGGACTGTTGAAAATTGATTTTTTAGGGTTGCGGAATTTAACCTTGCTCGAGGAAATTTGTAAATATGTGCAGCGGCAAATTGGTAAGAGATTCAGCTTGGAATCTATTCCTATTCAAGATCAACAAACATTTGAGCTACTGAGCAGGGGAGACACAACAGGTATATTTCAGCTTGAATCTGAAGGCATGCGTAAAGTGTTGATGCGTTTGCAACCAACAGAGTTTGAAGACATTGTTGCAGTCAATGCATTGTATCGACCAGGACCGATGGAGAATATACCAATCTATATAGACAGAAAGCACGAAATACAGCAAGTTGAATATCCTCATCCGGATTTAAAGCCAATTTTGGAAAACACGTATGGTGTTATCGTATACCAAGAGCAAATAATGCAAATCGCCTCAAAAATTGCTGGTTTTTCACTAGGCGAAGCTGATTTACTGCGTAGAGCAGTTGGCAAAAAGAAAAAAGATGTTTTAGATAAAGAAAGACAGCATTTTGTACAAGGATGTCTTCGAAATGGCTATGATATGAAAGTAGGAGAGCAATTATATGATTTAATTGTTAGATTTGCGAACTACGGTTTTAACAGAAGTCACGCCGTTGCATACAGTATGATCGCTTATCAGCTAGCATATTTAAAAGCACATTATCCAGTATCCTTTTTGGCAGCGTTACTTTCGAGTGTATTGGGAAATGAGGCGAAAATATCTCTATATATTCGTGAAGCAAAATACAAAGGAATTAAAATATTACCTCCATCTATTAATAAAAGTGGATATGGTTTCACTGTTGAACGAGAGGGCATACGATTTGGTTTGGCAGCGGTAAAAAGTGTAGGTGCTGCTGCTTTGCGTAATATTTTTCAACAACGAAAAGTACGTCCATTTCACGATTTATATGATCTATGCTTACGTACAGATCAAAAGCATGTGAACAGACGGACTTTAGAATCATTAGTGTTCTCTGGAAGCTTAGATGAGTTTTCGATCGAACGAGGGAGCCTTTTAGCAAGTCTCGACATTGCGTTAGAGCATGCTGAACTATTCAAACCGAAGGATGAGGGCCAAATTGGCTTGTTTGAGGATGATGGTGGTGCTGTAGTAAAACCAAAGTATGTGGAGGTTGAGCCGCTTAGACAAGACATAAAGCTTAGTTTTGAAAAAGAATCGTTAGGCTTTTATTTATCAGATCATCCTACAAATGCTTATGAAAGACAAATTAAACAGCATGGCGGCATACCAATTATTGAGCTTTTACAATTAAGTAAACAAACAAGAATAAAAACAGGTGTATATGTACATGATGTTAAAGTAATTCGTACGAAAAAAGGAGAGCAAATGGCATTTTTAGTCGTTAGTGATGAAACGGCAGATATGAATGCAATTTTATTTCCAGATGCATTTACTAAATTTTCTCAACTGTTACAGCCTGGTGAAGTTTGTTTTCTTGAAGGAGCAGTTGATGAACGTGATGGACAGAAGCAATTTATAATTAAGAATTGCATGAAACCAAACGAGTTACCTGATCTAATTGATAAAGTTTTATACGTAAAGATTGACAGTGAAACAAATGCGACATTATTAAACAGTTTAAAAACAACGTTGCAAAAACATCCTGGTACATCAAACGTATTTTTACATTATTCTACTACTAAACGCACAGTGAAACTAAGCGAGCCTTATACAGTTGCATTAGGTTTAGAGTTAATAGAAGAGCTTAAATTACTATTAGGTGCAGAGAACGTTTTTGTGAAGTAG